ttagttccctccttattctctctattccattaccttcccttattaattcttgtctatactttctatgttttcctctaattacagatactttcacatatgcccattgtctctattcactcttatacctctttacccgcatacatatcaatcgtggtcatttttaccctccttacccgtcttcatccctcagtctatttttgtctttacccacatacatatcaatcgtgataatttttgctctcattacccgtcttcatccctcagtctatttttgtaattgttctgcaaattttcgtgcttcttctggatccgagaatagtctgttttgttgtcctggaataaatattttcaataccgcaggatgcttcagtgtaaatttatatcctttcttccataaaatcgcttttgctgcattgaactcttttctcttctttaggagttcaaagcttatatctggataaatgaagattttttgccctttatactccagtggtttgttgccctctcttactttttccattgtcttctccagtaccttttctcttgtagtatatcttaggaattttactacaatagatcttggtttttgttgtggttgtggtttaggggccaatgctctatgtgccctttctatttccatttcttgctgtagttctggacatcctagggccttagggatccattcttttataaactccctcatattcttgccttctacatcttccttaaggcccactatctttatgttatttcttctgttataattttccattatatctattttttgggctagtaattcttgtgtctctttagtttttttattagattcctccaatttcttttttaagtcttctacctccatttctgctgctattgcccgttcttccatcttgtccatttttttccccatttctgttaaggtcatatccattttatttattttcttttctgtgttgtttattcttcttcttaaatcattgaattcctgtgtttgccattctttaaatgactccatgtatcctctaacaagagcaagtacctcctttaccttgcctatcttttcttcttctatttccctgtactcttcctcttcctcttcttcttcctctaggttgaccatctgttgtttctttgctgccctttcctcctcttctttcttgtttctattgtcttctgtggtctcttcttgctgcaggtgttctgcagctgtcgttgccggctgtagagatcgactccccagctggtcccccctcccgtcggtgtgttttttttgtatgcgcatgcgcggttgcgcacttttactcggttctgtgagccattgttgtagttctctttctaccgacctgaggtagtggggtcttctctccacagcgggcctcttcggacaggtaaggccttcacctttttcctccgttgtcttctcttcctctcttctttccgttgattttgatttttctccttttgtctccatcttatttccacctttatactcacgtttctgtaacttttatttctgtacctttgtattttctcttgtttttcccgacttttctggagagggctggagttcaccgtccggccactactccatcacgtgactcctcaaatGACCATTCCTTGATGGACCTTGGCTCAGGGATTCAGCACTGTCCTTTGTAGAGTCTATCCACCTTCCTGTCTGACTTGGATATGAAGGGCTTATTTCAAAATTTTTCTGTCACTGAATAAAAAGAACAAAACTTAGACAGTCTCAACTCCCAGACATTTGGGTGAACAGTTTGTTAACAATAACCAGATTAGTGAGTCAGCATTACTGAATTTATAAGAATTGCTTGAAATTAGAATTAATGTTGTAAATACAGAGATCAATAAATTGTATAAACATGACATCGTACTGATTTCGTTGATTATACTTTGTATCCTAATAGTAAATATTCTTAAGTCAAAGAGTTTTAAGCAGCAAATGTATATGTGAGGAAGAAGTACTTGCACTTAGGTAAAAAACATAAGTTTGGTGAAAATAATCTTTGTTGTGTCCTTAGGATAAGTATGAAGAGGAAATAGAGGTGTACAAGCATCATCTTGAGCAGACGTATAAGCTGTGCCGTccctgtcaggcagcagtggaaTATTACATTAAACACCAAGACCGCCAGATTCGAGCAATTCTTTTTGACCATCAACATCGTCGACGAGAGGCAGACAAAACCTTTGTGCAGGTATGGGTTGGATGTGAAATCACAGTCTGAATGTGTTCATCTTTTTAAAAACCAGTTGAACTTAGATTTTACCATAATGGTGCACTTTGCTTCCAAGTTCTTTCTTTAATCTCCAACTAGACAGTTTGATCTCGACTTCTCCAATTCCTGTTCATCCTCTCCCCGGACTTTCCGAATTCCTctgcctcccttcctccagctccccacctcctttcTGTCAGTGATCTTAGCCCTTTCCTCTCGCCCCATCACtcttcagcttctttctctttcactctttcacctgtattcacctattcTCATCTTTTGGCCTGCACTCCTCTCCCTTCCCGTCCCCTCTCATTCatgccccacctttttattcaggcctctACCTATTTTTCCTCCTTTCCGACAcgcggctcaggcctgaagcgcaAAATGTTGGCTGCCTGTTACTTCCCAGAAATGCTGCgtcacctgttgagtttctccaaaaccttttgtatattgcactagATCCCAacaactgcagattttcttgtttacctgagATTATAATAGTTTAATTGTTGACTGAGGGTAAAATAttagaataattttctattctttgtaATGGTGTCATGGAAACTTGTGTGTCTTCTGCCTTTTAACTGGAAACAGGTGAGGCCTCACCGAAATGATGGAATTTCTGATAACACTCCCTCATCATTAATACTCAAAATGTCATTCAGATTTTTATGCTCAAATCTTTGAAGTGGGACTTGAACACACAACTTGTATAAAGTTGATGATTAGAAAACAATTATTCCCTTGGTTAAGTTGTGGTGTGAGAACGATACAGTCAGATTGATTGTATTTTGTGTCTTAATTTTCCTTATTGTCGGGAAATTTGACCAATTTCTTCCATTGGAAATCATCTTGAACCTGGTCAATTTGACATAACCACTGATGTTTGGTCCATTCGCGGAAATGTCCTCGACATAAACCAGATTCTACATAATTTAGCATTTGGAATTTGAATTATTGAAAGTTAGAATGATGCAAGAAGATCTTGAAAAGCATGAGGTTTTTTGCAAAATGAGGAAAATGACAGTTGCTACAATGAGATACTTgaattgatgtaaataatttcAAGGCCCTATTTTGAAGAACAGGGTAGTTGGCCTTCATCCTAAGTGTTTCTTTCTCATCAGTCAACATCATCAAGTAGATTTTCTGGCATTAACCATCACTGTATTTAGAAGCTGGCTGTATACATTATTGGCTGCTGAGATTCTCATatcaaaagttgaaaaaaaattaacatgttTGAAGTCATGAAAGTTGATAAATGAGGGTAGTAATTAATCTTTTTATTTTTGATATTGTGATAAATTAAAATTGAGGCTTTACTTATTTTCAGTTATCTAGTATTTATACAAATTGCTTTGAAAAATGCCTCATGGGAGAACTTTCCACTTTACTTTTACAACTTGAAAATGTGACTTAATCTCAGTCTGTTTAATTTGAGAACAGCTGTAACTGAGCAAGTCTGCTTTTCCAACTTTGATCTGCAGCATGTGACCATGGAAAATCTTAACCGATAGAAATCTGTGGACACTTTCCTTGTTCAATTTTTGAGTTCGTTCATTGGGCGGAAAGTATTCCTCTGTCAGCAGCTACTTTTTAATGTGCATTTCAAAGTTTGATGCAACTTCACCTCCATTGTGAAAGGACATAGTCCTTTTCatcaattaaaatgaacatttaggAGCTGCAGTTGGGTTTTTCATTGTCACCTCGGTTCAAGACCCTAAaatcttcctgatttttttttctgcactttAATACTATGCTGCATTCTCTTCCTCCCACCAGTGATCTTTTCCTGGAATGGCAAGATGCTGTGAATGAATTTGATTTTCCTGTTAAACTGCTCAATCCAGTTTGACCACTATCCATTTGTTTTCTCTGAATTGTTAAATCGAAAATGATACCAGAAATACATTTGTTTATGTTAGGATGTTACAAATTGTTTTATTTAACTTGTTATCGTGTATTTCAAATTAGAGGAAAGCACAGCATCTAATTTGAGAAACCCCTCTATAGTAATGAGAGAAATAACTGGATAATCAATTTATGAGATGTTGACATCACTAAAGCCAATACagggaattgtccatctggaagtaCACTCGACTGAGGCAGTTAAAAGGTATCTACACTGGCAAGATATTGGCACAGTTCACGTCCAAGTTTTGGGAGAGGTGTTTGTGCCTGTAGCCTATTTACTTGAAGACAAAATTACCAACACCTGACCATGGCTGAACCAATGGAAGTTATTGttcgaattttaaaaaaatagaatattccTAATGGTAGGAATTTCAAATACAAATCTTCTGGGAAAGATGTGTATTAAGACCCAGTCATGAAACTGTGAAAACAAATTCTGTTTCAGATGGGAATTACGTAAATACCAGAGCTGTGAGAAAGGATGGAATTAACACTCTCAAAGATTTggcataacaattttttttttgccatatgaACTGAAATGTGAATGTGAATAATCTTGCTTAatatttcatgttcaaagattttTTCTGTTTTGCAGAGTTCCCATTATTCCAGCCTTTCTACTCCATTCAGAGTATTATTCCTTCGATTTGCGGCCTTTGCATGTTGTGCTATCTTAGTTGCCATGGCAATTTATGGTTCAAGTGGTTTCCACGGATTCCAAAAGACCACGTCTGAAATGCCGGCATCTGATCGGCTCCCACTTCCGTCCAACAACAGCAACGACCCCATTTCTCCATCTGACCACAGTGTTGACCTGAATGCCACTGGCTGGCAAGATCTGCTGGAGCTGGTGCCAGAGGAAATGTTGATCAACTTGCAAGCTGCATGGGACTATGGGAAGAACCACCAAATGGCTGTTGTTACCTTTGGATTCTTCACTTGCTTATTGGCTGTATTTCTGGCCGGACGTATAAGGTGAGTTGACCATTTTGTGGTTTATTTTAATTATCTCAGACCAGGATGACATTTATTTTGAAGTGAGTAACTTGCTGAGCTAGTTCCAAGAGCAGTTAGTATATTATAGAATCTGGTAAATTTTCTGGGAATATTTGCAAGGGTCAGAAATCTGGCAACATGTGTCAACTTCACTACATTAAGGGTTGTAACATCACCTGAGACAACATTCAATCTACAACATGGCCCTGGAGAAAAGATCCAATGGATCTCTTCCCCTCTCAGGAGTGGTTTAATTCTGGGTACCTGCTTGTCCTGCTGCTCAAACCTTGGGTGAACGCCTATGAAAGTGTATGGTTTAATAGGAAGGAAGAGAATGAACAACACGCGAGTCGGTTCTGGAATcccatttttctctttctccccccacctcacccccacTCAGATACTGTTAGGTTATTGTGTTCATTGGAGCTTATATCATGTTGGTGCactgttttatttacatcttatCCCACTTGTATTGTTCTGTGAGAGGATGTGGGTGCACGCATAAAATCTGTGCTGTGATGTGCCGAAACTTGTAAGAAGTTGAGGGTACTGCATCCTGAATTCCCTTGGGCTATTGCGAAGtgcctgtttgatcaacatgcagGTGTTTTGAGCCATGCCCCACTTGACAAGGCGAAGCTGGTTTTGGCAGAGAATGGTTGAGAAAATATTGTTACCTAAGAACATATTTACACAAAACAGATTATTAGAGAAACTATAAATAATGAAATGGGTTGGGGAATATAAAGAGATGGCATATTAAATAGTAGGTATTCTCATattgaatgcttgattaataaATTATGTTCAATGAATTTTATTCTGTTCCCTTGACACAAgcaggaggatgttatggatgtTTTTATCAAGATGTACCATTGGTGAAATGGGCAATGTTTACTGCTCGTCCATTTTTTTGAGGTGCTGAGTCATCACCATAAACTACATTTAATGTAGTACAAAGGGAAAATCTGGACCTGCTGAGACTAAAATAATACTTTGCTGGCTACTGTACAATCTAGAACACAGAAGAAAATATTGAAGTTTATTGTacaattgtttcattgccaccttTAGCTGTTGTGTTTCACTTTGCAGCTCTTGGCTAAATTGCATGTTGAGACAGCAGGACAGCTCTGATCTGAGAATAAATCAGTGCCCAAGCCTTGCAAATCTTGACATCTAATCATGGACTCTATTGTCAGAAGTGGAGTAAGAGGAATCGGTTGCTTGTCTGtaagcactttcaggtggccaatcgCCCCgtatgtaaagccacatatttaggcaatatgcggctgttttgagtccacctgaatgtgcaggaggcgctcttgaggcaaaatatgtaaccctcctctgagagggattatcagctcagtggctcccccggccacctgaatgcagcgggctgaaagcggatgttaaagggtcaggctgctgatcacagcaggagccggagtgtgctcagagccgcatcctgtgcagctgtgtccttcaggtggccagtgttgcgctttaaacgctgccacctgaaaggcaatttaaagggccgcttctgcttcttcaagcGCATTCTTAGtgaagaatgcgcctgaagaagcctTGTGCAGCCCATTTGATTTGACTGAATGATCCATTCGCCTGGTGACCATGCATCAAAAATTTTAATGCTAGTCAACTCGCATGCTTCCTTTTTCATGATGCCAATTTGACACTAATAAGAAGCAATCGGGTTCATTCAGTTTTAAAAACAGAAGTAATTTCTCATGCCCATTTTGTCAGGAATATTATTTTAACGTATTTGATTTCTTCCCCAATCAAATCCATCTAGGTTGCGAAGAATTGATGCCGTGGCTTCCCTTCTCTGGCTGGTGGTAATGAGTTTGTACTTGGTGGAGAGTTACCTGAACACTGATGTTCCTGGCTGGCTTGAAACTCTGAAATTCAGCACCACCTCCCTGTGTTGTTTAGTCGGATTCACTGCAGCTATCGCTACTCGGAAGTCAACTGGCCATCGGCAATACCGAGCACGAAGGTCAGAAACTGAACAATGAGCGGTGGCAGCATATGAACTCTTGTGTGAATGGTTCTGTCCTTGAAGAGTGGAATGCTATTTCTTGTCTCTTTTTTCTCAGCATTTTGTGTCTTATCCGAAAATTAAAGTCGCAGCAGCATTTTTTGTTGACCTATATGTACGAGCTGGACTTGATAATCCTACAAAATcaaaccaacacaccaatgttcTCTTTTCCATGTAATTTGGGGTAAACTTAATGAGCTGAGCATCAAAGAATTTAATACACAAAGGATTTAATTCATTGAGCATTAATTAAAGTTGAATAAACATTTCTTAGAAGATTTTATTTAGGCCAGGTGCCAGTTTTCAATTTATTTCAGGGCTGTCAATTGATCTTTTGGCATGCACAACTCACCTGTGCAAATTAACAATGTTTAGTTAACTTTTTAATCGTGTGCAGATATGGCACAAAGgtgtgattttaaaataaaatcttgtaaaacattggttaggacagttctccccccccccccccccccccccattggtaGTGAACTCTGATCTTTCCAAGGACTTCCTGCAATCCTAAAGACCATTCATTTAAAACATCAGCTTCTTTGTGTCCCTGAACTCCAGTATGTTAAGAGGCCAATTTATTGAATTAAAACTAATCAGGTTGGTAGATTGGTATtaaatcagaaatatgaaataaaaatgtaaaattcttAACATTTTCTTGAAACTAAACAGTTCAGCTGCTCATATCAGAGTTTGTTGGGGAATTTTGCCCTCTCTCTGGGCCTGACAGTACTGTAGTACCAATTGGTATGCCAAGCCCTGTGGAGAGCTGCTCACATATGCTGTAATATGGCTATTGTGGCAAGCAGTTAAATTGAACCTTCCTGCTATCATCACTTTTGGGAATTCTGTGTAGGTTGTCAGGAGTTGCCATTGGAACATGGAAAGTCTTCCAAAACGCGTTGGTGAATgtaaagaaaaaagtaaaaataatgtg
Above is a genomic segment from Narcine bancroftii isolate sNarBan1 chromosome 2, sNarBan1.hap1, whole genome shotgun sequence containing:
- the tmem201 gene encoding transmembrane protein 201 isoform X3 — its product is MTQTRRACGSHSTRAMEALVGVFSAFPLTAAGGGLGLCATGALLYRAVTRKKPTHVKVNCWFCSQDTTVPYGNRNCWDCPNCEQYNGFQENGDYNKPIPAQYMEHLNHMVTSWATPSQTSKIQQWPNGQILFCKKCNNNQPLKIKQLASFVPRDEDKYEEEIEVYKHHLEQTYKLCRPCQAAVEYYIKHQDRQIRAILFDHQHRRREADKTFVQSSHYSSLSTPFRVLFLRFAAFACCAILVAMAIYGSSGFHGFQKTTSEMPASDRLPLPSNNSNDPISPSDHSVDLNATGWQDLLELVPEEMLINLQAAWDYGKNHQMAVVTFGFFTCLLAVFLAGRIRLRRIDAVASLLWLVVMSLYLVESYLNTDVPGWLETLKFSTTSLCCLVGFTAAIATRKSTGHRQYRARRSETEQ
- the tmem201 gene encoding transmembrane protein 201 isoform X4, giving the protein MTQTRRACGSHSTRAMEALVGVFSAFPLTAAGGGLGLCATGALLYRAVTRKKPTHVKVNCWFCSQDTTVPYGNRNCWDCPNCEQYNGFQENGDYNKPIPAQYMEHLNHMVTSWATPSQTSKIQQWPNGQILFCKKCNNNQPLKIKQLASFVPRDEDKYEEEIEVYKHHLEQTYKLCRPCQAAVEYYIKHQDRQIRAILFDHQHRRREADKTFVQSSHYSSLSTPFRVLFLRFAAFACCAILVAMAIYGSSGFHGFQKTTSEMPASDRLPLPSNNSNDPISPSDHSVDLNATGWQDLLELVPEEMLINLQAAWDYGKNHQMAVVTFGFFTCLLAVFLAGRIRLRRIDAVASLLWLVVMSLYLVESYLNTDVPGWLETLKFSTTSLCCLVGFTAAIATRKSTGHRQYRARRISQ